gttctaacacatataatactgtaacagctctactgtttgttaaacgtgttcagtgtagatgctcttaattcctacagtgttgatggtcagtgaaggcatcaggagaggtgtagagtgtgtgagctggagagaggagagacaagaggagaagtttttcattcattcaaacattgattgttgctttgttggttggcgtgatcacggccgacagtgaccagttattaGAGcccaacgtgttcacgaatcggctcgtcatccttaCAGCGTCCGAACGGATGCTACAATGtaaatttctgtaggacttactgaatgtcattaattcttctgcttgtcagagtccccgtggtgagagctttttagactctgatccggactacagtcctgagcaaagtacctcatcgggtcagaggggacaggcctgaggtcgagtgagaggggcagtcagtagagtcaagggcagcagaggcaggggacgggagtgtacgccagggaaatgtacgcgcaggaggtgggcagaacgacaggacaggatttgattggtttaaaattttgaaccccaaaaacagtgattggttagtgttttcccaggtttactccggctgtagagagcagctttttttcactcttttttaagaacacattatgtattgattgccatcaggacataaagataattttaaccagtataacaaaaagtgtatctaaatctgattaccaaccccagctttaaaaatattcaTTCTGATAGTTTCAGTGAATTGAATCTCACACGTCTGCAGACTAAAAGATCTGAAAAGCTTTTTGATTTCCTTTTAACAGAGCAGAATTACTGGATCACCTCAGGACAGCTCGACTCGAGAAGAGGAGGCTTCACCACGCACTCAGAGAGTTTGAGGACCACTTTTACATGCAGACCGGCAGGtaaaggtcacacacacacacacacacacacacacacacacaaacaaaatacttgactttagattttatttttttttctcttaacaAACTTGAACATTTTGGTTTTCAACAATGCCttgtgaaaaacaaagaaaaaaaacatccacaaaaGAAAGTCCATCGTAATGCTACGACAGTGTAATGCACACTCACTTAACATTATTACAGCACAGAGAGCTcaggaaagagacagagagatagacatTTGCTCTGAACTGTACACATCCTTTTGTACTGTACATGTTAGTCCTCCAAAGTAATACAGTAAGGTCTTGATTACAATACACACTGTACAAAGCTATCTGAGTAAGGCAACATAGGGACTATCAACCAGTTATGGAAGCTGCTGCAGGTTGTTTGGATCTACTGAAGTTTTACCATTTTGTGtgcatctcttttttctttttttttcccctccatgtTTCGTCAACAGGGTTTGTCAGAAGGAGGACCGTGGCCCGATGGCGGAGGAGTACTGTCAGTATAAGAACCTCAAAGCGAAGCTCCGTCTGCTGGAGGCCCTGCTCAGTAAACAACAGCACTCAATTAAGACCAGTTGAGTTAACTCACAGTGGGACTTTTCTCTAACTTAACAGGACTCAAtcttttctgagaaaaaaacaggttaTGAAGCCTTCAGGTCTGGTCTTGTTTCATGCCATGCTCATTATGATGATGCACTTTAGATGAAGGAAAACAAATAGAAAATTGGTGAGAATTAAATGCTGATAAACTGCAGGTTTTTAAGTCCCCAAAACACATCCCTCGCCATTCATGACCGTATCATAAACCTGATGTAGCAAGTGAATTTATGTAGCACTAGTTCATATCAAAGATAAAGAGCTGCATTAATGTGATGTTAGTAACGTATTAGATTTTGAAGATCTCTATGTATGTTATGGCACTTTGTTACTTCCTTTTTTCTTGTGCCAAAATACTATTTTTGAACAGGATAATCTGTAGTTGATGTggaaactgcattttttaaaagtgctttcttggcaaaaaaaaaaggagcaagcTTAAATGCAATCAATGCAACAATCCTGtcgtgtttgtgcatgtttgttttttagtccTACATTGTGCTATGATATGCATTAAGAATTTCCTCTGAATCATTCAGTGTACATGCTCACCTTGGAAATATGTGAATGTTGGTGAACAATGGCATTGTAGTGCaagttatttctgctgtcaGATTTGTGTTTCTCCCCCGTTTTCCTGTAAGAAGTCAATTCCCCCTAAATGCAGTTGTTGACAATGCTTTTGACATTGTGCACTTCTGGTTTATATagttttctatatatatatatatatatatatagacatatatatatgaatgtatcaataaaaataaatattttttcacatttattctgCTAAACACAGTTTATGGTTctactttcttcctttcctccgACTACAACAAAGTAAGAGCAACTGATGCAGAAGAAGTTGCCATGGTAGAGGTACTGACAGCTTTCATACGcatgctgcacagaaactgcatcaTGCTTTGTCTTAAAGGTTAACAAGTTTACAAATAGTTCACACTCAGCCATCAAAGACTCTCTGTGAATACACAATTTAGAGGCTGTTGCATTAGTACTGCTAAGATTCCACAGCGGCTTCACTTCTTGTTTTAATACCTTTGGTTTAAAGAAAGATGTCTCTCAATGCTGCAGCCCTATACAATTGTAGTACCAGTCTGTGCCACTAGTTGGAGGTAAACAAAAGTCTGAAATTGTCTACTGTAGAGTAAGAACAGAACATTTCTATAATGACAGTCAAAGTAAGTGGAAACGAGAGAATGCTTGTCCACACAGGCTGTGGACCTTCGAAAAAGAGCATATCAATAATAACAAGGCAAAGATCAATAACAAAATATGAGACAACTTTTCAAAGAAACACCAGGAAACTGAACAGAAGCAGCCCGTGTTGGTTAGTACAGTTAAAGGGTTTGGTCAGTATGCCAGTGTTGActtgaaggatggatggatggatctgtGTTGTTGGTGTCCCAGGTTTTGATTGCTCAgtttcatgaatgtttttaaccCTTTTAAGATGAGGAGACAACAGTGCAGGTGTCAGCGTGAGCActtcctcttttttccccctccactCTTCTTTGGGAATGATGGTCTCTTTAGAGTACAGAGCGGTGTCAGAGATATGTTTGTGTGAGCCTACTAAATCTGCTGCTTCATGCATGTGTTGGTCTGCTTCATCAGTACATGTggacttcctgtgtgtgtgttaagaggTCAGTCACCTCTAGTCCTTCCGTCCTCctcctttgtttacattcagcctttttttttagcGTCCCACACTGATGTTGCAGGTCTTGCAGCTGGGGTCCTTCTTGGCATTTACCGTGGACAGACTCATCAGCTGGTGCCCGCTGATCTCCGCCACCGTGCCTATCGCCAGGTCCACAGGCTCCGTGTAGATCACCTCTAGGATGACGTCCTGGGCGTGGTGGAACACCAGACCCTCACCCTCTTCACTCTGCTTGCAGGTAAGGAATCGATTGTTGGTGATGTCAAGCGCAGGAAGCCTCTGCTTACAGAACTCGTCGCCTCTGGAGCCCTTTGGCGCAAGCACCAGGATAACGAAGTGGTAGGCTGTGTACATGCAGTAGAAGTCTCCAAAGTACAAGCTGGTTTCAGGGTTGAAGAGCAGATCAGCTCCCACCTCAAAGCGTTGGCGGCCGTAAGGGGAGTCCTGCGGGGGCTTGCCAGTGTTGAACTCTGTGTTGCAGCTGAAGTAAATGCCCTCCAGCTTGCCACTGATGGGTGAGCCGTGGCTTCCGCTGTTGTCTTTCACTGAAGGCTGCATCCGGTTCTCCTGTGCCTCCCTGGAGTttggaaagaagagaaagaaattgtctttgaagaagaagaaaacaaggttCAGTTTAGGGCAGATCAGAAACAAATCTGCTCTTTGTTTTGATCTGTGGTTTTTGTTCTTCCCCACAGTAAATCAAAGCCATGATTTTGTTTTGGGAATGGCAGATGGTGATGGCATCTCTCTATCAAGTTTGATTACAATATAATAAACTGTGTCAGGGGCAGCGTAACACATGGGAACAACTGATGAAATGTGCAATAAGCTCTTAACCCAATAAACACAGTGAACTCTCAGAACACAGATACATGTAGTATCTAGTTTCTGTTTCTGGGGCTATAATTGCATTAGCCTGATCCAGTTAGTCTGTCTCATTGACACCCAAATATTTATCCACCTTTTTTACAAACGGCTggaaaataaaagctgcttTCAAAGAGCAAATCAACAGAAGAACATTTAAAGCAATGAATGCTTCTGTGGCAGCTTCACACCTTCCCCTCAGAGTAAACCTGAACTCTGAAGGTCCAGTTACCAGTTGTAATTACACAGCTATCAGTCCACAGGTTGTCATTATATCCATAATTGATGCTTTGTTGAGGCCATTATGTAGTTATTCAGCTCCCACCACAGGTCAGAGAAGCAGAGGCCTCATCACGTGTTAATGTCAGTACTGTTTTTCTCCACATGATGGTGCAGTTTAACAGAAACACTGAGTACGCTGAAGCAGATGTAGCtcagcagaggagaaaagtcTATTCACATGACGTCATGCTGCAAAGCTTCAGTGAAAAAAGTGCTCACAAGCTGTGGCTTTAGTACAGACACTGTATTCTCTGAGGCGTAGAGCATTACCTACGAGGAAGAGCATAGACAGGAGATAAGTGGAAAGGGACCAAATAGAGAGGTGGAAAAAGGGAGTCACATGAACCCAGACAGAAACCAGTAAAGAATCTGACTGCACAAAAAGCTGCTCCATAGATATTTCCCATCTCCTCGGTCTGTCACACTCTCCTCCGACATCAAAACAGCCTTGCACGGCTTTTGCTACCTCAagcatttcttcttttcttttctctctccttgaCAACTGTTTGCTCTCCTCCGGCAGGGTTACACACTTTAGCACTTCGCAAGAGACTACATGGCAGAGAGACAAATGATCTTTTGTTGGAGGTTGTATATCTGTGTGCAGAGTTCACGACTGCAACACCAATCTTTGACTCTTTGCATTAGTATTAGGCAGAGCTGGCTTTGGACCAGAATAACTTGCACTGCTACAACCTCCTCCTGAATCTCCTTTATGTCTTGGCTtcaagtagtttttttttttcgttct
This genomic interval from Notolabrus celidotus isolate fNotCel1 chromosome 4, fNotCel1.pri, whole genome shotgun sequence contains the following:
- the LOC117811426 gene encoding phytanoyl-CoA hydroxylase-interacting protein-like isoform X1, with the translated sequence MEARSKERITHYFIDLNKKENKNSNKFKHKDVPTKLVAKAVPLPMTVRGHWFLSPRTEYTVAVQTASKQTDGDYAISEWSEIIEFCTADYSTVHLNQLMEKAEVIAGRMLRFSVFYRNQNKEYFDNAREAQENRMQPSVKDNSGSHGSPISGKLEGIYFSCNTEFNTGKPPQDSPYGRQRFEVGADLLFNPETSLYFGDFYCMYTAYHFVILVLAPKGSRGDEFCKQRLPALDITNNRFLTCKQSEEGEGLVFHHAQDVILEVIYTEPVDLAIGTVAEISGHQLMSLSTVNAKKDPSCKTCNISVGR